The window TCATGGGTAAGGTAAATGAAGAGAGATTTGGCCTCCTCTTCATCGTCCTCCTCGGAGACTATGGTGATCTCGCCGTCGAAATAACCCGCCGCCCATGACGCGTAGGGATTCCGCCGGCCTCCGTCCCGGAGCACTTCAGCCCCGGACCTGTAGATGTTCACCCTGATATCGTCGAGGGTGTAGCCGAGTTTCTCTCCGATGATTTTCTGGGTCCTCTTTATGGTCCTCAGGAGATTGATCACGTCCAATTTCTCATGCTTCAGGTGGAACGTGACGGTGATTCCCCTCTGTGTCAGGCGGACGAGGTCGTCTTCGCCGATATAGGTCGACCTGTTATCCTGCCGGACTATGGATTCCACTTTCCGGTAAATCCGTTCCTCTTCATCCATATTGCCTCACCTGAAAGAGTGTACCATTTTGACGGCAACCCCTTACCCTTATCGGAATAGAGCCTGCCGCACCTCGCCAACATTCTTCCACCGCTTCTCCCTTTCCTTCTCCATGCACCTGGCGAGTACCCCTCTTACCCGTTCCGTAAGTCTTGCGAGGGCCCCATCATCGATCCCGTTGCCGCTCGTTCTGCCCCCAAGGATCTCGGAGAAGACGACCCCAATCGAGTAGATGTCGTCCCGCTCGTCCACATCATTGAAATCGGCCTTCTGCTGGGGAGACGAATAGGCGCCGTTATATCCCCGGAATCCGGGAGGGGCGACAAAACCCCCTCTTCTGTCGAGGGCAAGCCCGAAATCGATGAGCTTGACCGCCGGAACCGTCCCTTTCCCCATGATAATGTTTTTCGGATTGATGTCCCGGTGAATTACCCCTTCTTCGTGCACATATTCAAGGGCGCCCAGTATCTTAAGCCCCGTATCTTCGAACCATCCGGAATCGCTCACGGCAATGCCTGCCCATTCGATCAACGGGGTGCTTTCCACATATTCCATGACTATGAAATATTCCCCGTCCGCCTCACCATAATCGAAGGCCCTGATTACGTGGGGATGGGAAAGCCTTTCCGAAAGAAGCCTTCCTTCATTGAGAAAAAGGGCGGTGAGAGTCTGCCTGGCGGCATAACGGGAGAGCCGGTCCAGCATCAGATATTTGAAGGCCACTTCCATTCCGTCGGAACGCCTCGTGCCTTTTAAAATCCTCCCCATTCCCCCCTTGCCGATTTCTCTATCCGAAACCATATATTTCTCATCAAACGCGCCCGGTTGTTTTTTAGCCTTATCATAGAGGCCCTTCAGGCGCGCGATCTCTTCATAGAGCGCAGCCTCTTCCCGGGGCAAGAGTTTTTTGTCATACGGGGCGGCAGGGTCCTCATCGAGAAGCCTCCTGAAGCCGAGCTTGTGTATCACCCTGGAGAGGGCGTTATGCACTGCCGGGTCTTTCTCTTTGCGTCTAAGCTTCCTGATCTCCGGCTCGTCCAGTGCCGTGCCTCGATCTATGAGACCAAGGAGATGGACGGCAGCGTGCCTTCGAAGGGTGGAATCATTATTTGTCCTGATGATCTCGAGGCAACCCCCGGGGGTCGTGGAGACCTCCTTTTCAGGGGTCAGGACCTTCGTTTCAGCCTCTCCGTCGCCTGCGGTCTTTTGTCTCATCCCGTCCCCGGCCATTTTCACGTCCCGTCTCCACCTGAGCAGGACCGATTCTCCTTAACGGCCATCCGGATCCGGCGGAACAACGGGCACACCCATGGCGCGCCGCATCTCCATTTCCCGCTCTTTTTCCCGGAGCCTGATCTCGCATCGCTCCTTTTCTTTATAAAGCTCGTTCTCCGCCGCATCTCTTTCTTTTCTCTTCTTCAGCTCCACGAGGCCATCCATGATCTTGAGGGAGCTTTCCTCCTTGCGCTCGTTCATCTCTATGTGGGCGAGGGTTCTCGTCTTCTCCAGAACCAGCTCGTTTTCAAGGCGAATACCCGCGAGCCTTGCCTCCACGTCGATTAATGCCAGCCGGGCTTCCCCGACATCCCGGTCGATCCCTATCTTTCCAAGGAGCTTCCTCCGCTCATAATCGAGCTCCTGTTCGAGCTCGAGCTTCCGGACGATCCATTCCCTTTTTACCCTATGGTCAATGCGACGGTCTTCGAGGGCGGCCTTTATGTCTTCGAGTTCCTGGCTCTTGAGCAGCCGCGCCTTCTCTTCTTCCAGGAGGTATTCCTCCACCTGCTCGTCCGTGGCTGACAAATCGCCGAGGAGATCGAGGGTCTTCCGCCTCACCGCGATCCTTTTCTCCAGGTCTCCCGCCTCCGCGTCATCTCTTTCGTTACCGATGAAAAGCTGCTCCCGCGCCTCGACTACCTGATTAAATTTCCTGAGGTCGTATTCCACTGATTTAAGCTCGGCAAGATAAAGCCCGCTCTCCTGGAGGGTCGTTTTGAGCCCGTGCTCCAGCATCACTTCAAGACTTTTCTTCCATTGCGGTGCCGCGCCATCCTTCTCGAGCTCCTTAATCGATTTCGTGCCGAAGAGATCGGAGAAGGCATTCTGCATGGGCCCCTTCAGGAATGCGTGCACGTCTCCCACCCGGCACGTCCCGTTGCCTTTCGTCACAATATCGAGAAATAAAGGTGCTTTATCTATGCGCATGAGAACCTCGGCGGTCACATCGATGAGCACGGGGTCGGCGGTCCTTATGCCTTTCAGCCGGAAATCGAGCTCTACCGCACCCTTTCTCACTATGGCGAGAAAGGCAGGCCCTTGTGTCTTGCCAAGCCTTTCGGCGATCCATTGAGAGGGGTAATTTCCCGGCCCCATTACGGCGAGATAAGCGCCTCCTGAGACGAGAAATGCCTCTTCTCCCGGGTTGACAAGGATTCCGCCGGCAATACCGGACAGGGGGTCAGGGATGACGAGCCGCGTCACCAGCGGCTCGGTTGAAGAAGAAAACAGCGCGGGGGACGCTGCCGTCAGATTATGCTCCCCGCGAAGGGGATTTCGGCAATTGCTGCAGAACCATGCCTCGGCGTCTACCCTGACCGCGCATTGGGGGCATCGGCGGGGCCCCTCTTTCATGCCTGTGCATTCCGGGCAGACCTCCACACCCTCTGCCCGGTAATGACCTTCGGGACACCTGATAAACCGCCTCATCCGTATCTCCTGTCCTGTGTTCTCATCTCATCCCTTCATCACAGGGAGGAAGCCCTTCCGTACGCCAGCCCCCCTTCCACTTCCCCTATGCCCGCTCTCAATATTCCGATTTCCCGGTTCACTTCGTCTCCGTGGGGCGTCAGGGCCATGAGGCGTATCTTCCGCGAAAGGCTTTCGAGGTCCACGAGTCTCCAGAGCACGTCCCGGTCGATCCGCGGCTCCCGGGAAAATGGGGCGCCGACCGCATTGGTGAGGCCGTATATACCGTGTACCACCGATCGTTTCATCTGCATGAGGTTGCGCTCGATATCCTTAAGTTCCACGGCGTCCGCCGTATTTCCCGTCTCTACGAGCCTCGATTTCGCCTCCGATACATTTCCCATGATCTTATCTATCTCAGCCACCATGCCCTCCTTGTGATCGGCCCTCTCCCCGACACCCGCTGTTCCTGGGAACTTTTTTTTTCGTCGTGCCCTGGCGGAAACAAAAAGAAGGGCCGCAAGAAGAAAAGCCAGCGTCCCTGATCCTCCAATCACATATTTTCTGAGAGGCGACACGGCAGAAGCTTCGAAATCCCTCGCCAGGAGGACTTCGCCCCTTTCCACGTCCACGAGCCTTACGTTGGCCTTGAGATCATATGACATAAAGCCGCTCTTCAGGCGATATACGTCGCCCATGAGGAGCCCCTGCACGCCGGCGAGCCTGCCGTGCCTGATCCTCGTTCCCTCGTCCATGATATCTTTGAGCTGCAGTCCCTGTTCGGCAAGGATTCTGTCGAAATCGACCCTTTCCATGACCCTGGAGCCGTTGCGCTCATTGATTGCCGAAATGACCGCATTCTTTACGAGGTTGTTCTCATCCCCTTTAAAATCGAGAACCGCAACCCGGCTCATCTTCTTGCCCCCCGGGACAGCCTGCGCCACATCATTCCGGAGGACCCTTATCGCCTCCGTCTGAAGGCTTGACCCGAGGCAGGGGGAAGAGAACAGGAGCCCTGCCGCGATTATCATAATCAACCCTGAAATTAGATCTCTTCTCATTTCAGCACCTTTTGAGGCTTCCCCGTGCCACCTTCGGAGTGCCTCTTCCTGAATTTAGATAATAAGAAAAAAAGAGTGCAAAGACAATGAAATACGTATTCGATAGGCACTTCGACGCCATATAGGCCGTCATCTCTTCTGTTCCTTGAAAGAAAGGGATTTCGCAGCTTTGGAGGCAAGCAGGGCGGAGGCCTTTTTCAAAGCATCCAGGTTCGCCGAAGAATCGTTACTTCCAAAGCCTTTTATCTCATTTGCCGCAAAACTCGATGGTTCTCCTTTTGCCCCGGTGAGTTTTACGGCCCCGTCGGCCCTCGAGGAGTAGATATCGCCCGTGCGCTCGCTGAAACGGGCGCTCGCGCTTCCTTCCATAATGAATTTCGCGAGGAGATAGAGGCAAAGGGGTCGCGCCGCAGTCCTGTCGCCGGAACGGAATGAGGCGACGAGGCTCTTCGAGCGCTCGTCATTAAGCTTTGTAAGGTCGACCTTGTTATATCCTCTTTTTCGCGCGGCGGAAGAAAAGGCATTATCCACCACATAACCCTTCGATGCCGTCCCATCGGCGGGCCCGGTGAAGATGATGACCCGTCGAGGCAGCTTTCCGAGAATCGCCTCCTCTACTAAATCTTCCCTCACATAGGCGGCCATGACGACTTCCCGGCCCCCGGACCCCGACCCCTCATCCGAGACTATCCGCTTCCCCTCCAGTATCTCCTCTCTTCGTTCCATCAGTGTTTTTGCAAGAAATACTTTTTCTTTATCAAAAACCAGGGGATGTACCATCGGTCTCACCGCCTCAAGAAGCACGCTCTTTTCCGCCTCAGCCATTGCCGCCCCTCGAGACTCCCCGATCCGGGCCCTGAAAAGGGTCTCCCCCCGGCCCGCCGTCCGGTCCATTCCACCCTCAGCCTGTACAGCCGACCAGCCGAACACGGGGAGGAGAAAGATTCCCGCCAGTATCGCCCTGAGCACCGCTCCCCGGAACCCGGTCCCTTCTCTCATGTGCCACGTCCTTATATGGGGTCTGTTATGCCGGAGCCTCAAAGACTGCTGCGCCCGCTGAGGCGGCAACTTCCGGCTATATTGAGAAGACGGACTTCGTTGCCGCTTTTCTTGAATTTTAAGATTTAGGAGAGTTTAAAATCTTCCTGCCGTGGAGGCA is drawn from Syntrophorhabdaceae bacterium and contains these coding sequences:
- a CDS encoding serine/threonine-protein kinase yields the protein MAGDGMRQKTAGDGEAETKVLTPEKEVSTTPGGCLEIIRTNNDSTLRRHAAVHLLGLIDRGTALDEPEIRKLRRKEKDPAVHNALSRVIHKLGFRRLLDEDPAAPYDKKLLPREEAALYEEIARLKGLYDKAKKQPGAFDEKYMVSDREIGKGGMGRILKGTRRSDGMEVAFKYLMLDRLSRYAARQTLTALFLNEGRLLSERLSHPHVIRAFDYGEADGEYFIVMEYVESTPLIEWAGIAVSDSGWFEDTGLKILGALEYVHEEGVIHRDINPKNIIMGKGTVPAVKLIDFGLALDRRGGFVAPPGFRGYNGAYSSPQQKADFNDVDERDDIYSIGVVFSEILGGRTSGNGIDDGALARLTERVRGVLARCMEKEREKRWKNVGEVRQALFR
- a CDS encoding CsgG/HfaB family protein, with product MRRDLISGLIMIIAAGLLFSSPCLGSSLQTEAIRVLRNDVAQAVPGGKKMSRVAVLDFKGDENNLVKNAVISAINERNGSRVMERVDFDRILAEQGLQLKDIMDEGTRIRHGRLAGVQGLLMGDVYRLKSGFMSYDLKANVRLVDVERGEVLLARDFEASAVSPLRKYVIGGSGTLAFLLAALLFVSARARRKKKFPGTAGVGERADHKEGMVAEIDKIMGNVSEAKSRLVETGNTADAVELKDIERNLMQMKRSVVHGIYGLTNAVGAPFSREPRIDRDVLWRLVDLESLSRKIRLMALTPHGDEVNREIGILRAGIGEVEGGLAYGRASSL